In Metarhizium brunneum chromosome 3, complete sequence, a genomic segment contains:
- the mfsB_3 gene encoding Major facilitator superfamily multidrug transporter mfsB has translation MSDDDSHAPPRPKLPLQQLTILAVARFAEPLATTSIYPYLPQMVRDFGVEEAEVAKWAGLTSAVFSVFQSFAAVPWGKIADSWGRKPSLITGLVCTMACFVVWGVSTSLPMAITVRAIQGASNGNVGIIRTMVAELVPEKELQPRAFSIMPLVWSLGSVVGPAFGGFFADPAKQYPSVFGGVWFFEKFPYALPNLIATVFFLISVTSATLFLKETLAAKRDERDWGLLFGKRLGRALKWNKKQDRRRRSFVDGEATAPLIPNQIRHKTVHDSSTPGTLEIFTQQSVLIMLAYFFLAFHSVAYDQNVTVFLNYPVKEHTPENTRLPFYFDGGFGLESGRIGTIFMLYGVTCGLVQFILFSPMVTRWGVLNCYKACCVIMPMVYILTPYTSLFPTPETRLMGLAFVLMLKAFSIIVAFPSVTILLTNSAKSLRILGTLNGFVTMFSGFGRALGPASTGLAFTWGAKHGYVVTAYFFLAVIAVLGAIPVFWVVEGNGPTASVENSDTEENETPVSSRILVDESAIDDSDAESHESEPLLGNSKKGAPYGAAKIGCQD, from the exons ATGAGTGATGATGACTCGCACGCGCCACCGAGGCCAAAGCTACCGTTGCAGCAGTTGACAATTCTAG CTGTTGCAAGATTTGCAGAACCCCTCGCCACAACATCTATATATCCATATCTTCCTCAGATGGTCCGCGATTTCGGCgttgaagaagcagaagtcGCAAAATGGGCCGGTCTTACGTCCGCCGTTTTCTCAGTCTTCCAGAGTTTCGCTGCAGTGCCTTGGGGCAAAATAGCAGACTCATGGGGCAGGAAACCAAGTCTGATCACTGGCTTGGTTTGCACCATGGCCTGCTTTGTTGTATGGGGAGTGTCGACCAGCCTGCCCATGGCAATTACCGTGCGTGCCATCCAGGGAGCAAGTAACGGAAATG TCGGAATTATTCGAACCATGGTGGCGGAACTTGTGCCCGAGAAAGAGCTCCAGCCAAGAGCATTTTCTATCATGCCGCTTGTTTGGTCATTGGGCTCAGTTGTCGGTCCAGCAtttggcggcttctttgCCGACCCTGCCAAACAGTATCCTTCCGTGTTTGGGGGTGTGTGGTTCTTTGAGAAATTTCCATATGCTCTTCCCAACTTGATTGCtaccgtcttcttcctcataTCTGTCACTAGCGCGACGCTTTTTCTCAAG GAAACACTTGCTGCGAAACGAGATGAGCGAGACTGGGGACTGTTATTTGGCAAACGTCTTGGCCGAGCATTGAAGTGGAACAAGAAACAGGACAGGAGACGCAGATCCTTTGTAGATGGCGAGGCAACCGCCCCTCTCATACCCAACCAAATTCGGCACAAGACAGTACACGACTCGTCAACCCCAGGAACCCTAGAGATCTTCACGCAGCAAAGCGTTCTGATTATGCTGGCATACTTCTTCCTTGCCTTCCACTCTGTCGCCTATGATCAAAATGTCACAGTCTTTTTAAACTACCCTGTAAAGGAGCACACTCCGGAAAATACACGACTCCCCTTTTACTTcgatggcggctttggccTGGAGTCGGGGAGGATTGGGACCATCTTCATGCTATATGGGGTCACATGTGGTCTTGTCCAGTTTATCCTCTTTTCGCCCATGGTCACCCGATGGGGTGTTCTGAACTGCTACAAAGCCTGCT GTGTCATCATGCCAATGGTCTACATCCTCACGCCCTATACATCCTTGTTCCCAACCCCCGAAACGCGACTTATGGGCCTTGCCTTTGTCCTGATGCTCAAGGCGTTTTCGATCATCGTTGCTTTCCCCTCTGTCACCATTCTGCTTACTAATTCGGCCAAGTCGCTGAGAATCTTGGGTACTTTGAATGGCTTCGTTACCATGTTCAGTGGCTTCGGCAGAGCTCTAGGCCCTGCCAGCACTGGGCTGGCTTTCACTTGGGGTGCAAAGCATGGATACGTTGTCACAGCATACTTCTTCCTGGCGGTCATAGCTGTTCTAGGAGCCATTCCCGTCTTCTGGGTTGTAGAGGGTAACGGCCCGACCGCATCTGTTGAAAACAGCGATACCGAAGAGAATGAAACTCCCGTTAGCAGCCGCATTCTTGTAGATGAATCTGCGATTGACGACTCTGACGCCGAATCCCACGAGTCGGAACCCTTGCTTGGAAACTCTAAAAAAGGAGCACCCTATGGGGCCGCAAAGATTGGATGCCAAGACTAA